Below is a genomic region from Armatimonadota bacterium.
GGAGGGACTGGTGGCGCACTGGCGCATGGACTCCGCAGAAGGAAATGTTGTGGCCGACGCTTCCGGGGCCGGGCACCACGCCGCTTTCTTCTCCAAAGGAGATGTCGCGCCGGTGTTCGTGCCCGGTATGTACGGGAAGGCGGTGAAGCTCGACGAGAAGCTGGAGCAAGGCTTCAATGTGGCTAATTCTGCAGACCTCAACTTTGCGGGCCCCTTCACTGTGATGGCCTGGGTAAAGCCCACGCGCCGCAACGCCACTTTCGAGATCGCCTGCATGAAGGGCGATAAGAGCGGAGAACCGCCATGGCCCGGTTGGCGTTTGCGTTTTTTCTGGGCGCGCGCGGCTTTCCAGGTGGGCACTCCGGACGGCCTTGAGCCCCAGGTCTCTTCAGCAGAGTGGAGCGTGCCCGCCGATCACTGGAGCCACGTTGCCGGGCAGTGGGATGGTGGGCATCTGCGGGTATTCGTGAACGCGGTGGAGAAGGCGCAGACGCAGTTCGCCGGGACCATTGCGCCGCAGCCTGCTTGGCGCGGGCTTGTGCTTGGAAACTACGTGGGCCGCAAGAACGCCTATGCATTCGACGGTCTGATGGACGATGTGCGCATCTACAACCGGGCGCTGACTGAGGACGAGGTGTTTGCGGTGGCGTCTGGAGCCGATCAGTGACCACCTGTGTCCTGCGCCACCAATCCGAACCACGCCTGAGGAGGACGAAATGAGCCGCACGATGAACGATTGGGAAAACCCCGGGCTTTTCAGTCTGAACCGCCTGCCGGCCCGCGCTTACCTGTTTCCGTACCCGAACCGCGAAGCCGCTCTCACCTGTGACCGCGGGGCCGCCCACTTCCTGAGTCTCAACGGGCCGTGGCGTTTTCACTACGCCGAGAGTCCGGTGCTGGCGCCGGAGGGCTTCGAAGGGCTGGACTATGAAGATGGGTGCTGGGCGGAGGAAGAAGTACCGGGCTGCTGGCAAATGCAGGGCTACGACCCGCCACATTACACCAACGTGGTCTACCCCTTCGCCATCGACCCCCCGCGGGTGCCGGATCTGAACCCCACCGGATCGTACCGGCGCTGGTTCCAGGTGCCGGATGACTGGTCCGGGCGTCGGATCGTGCTGCGGTTCGAGGGCGTGGAATCCACCCTCCAGGTCTGGGTCAACGGCCAGTACGTGGGCCTGAGCAAGGGGAGCCGCCTGCCTGCTGAGTTCGATATCACGGCAAACGTGAACCCGGGAACCAATCTTCTGGCAGTCCGCGTACACAAGTGGTCCGACGGCACGTATATGGAAGACCAGGACTACTGGTGGTTTTCGGGCATTTTCCGGGACGTATACCTGAAAGCTGAGGCGCCCATCGGGATCCGCGACGTATCGGTAAAGACTCCGTTGAGCAATGGGTATCGCGACGGCCGGCTGGAGATCGAAGCGCTCGTAGACGGGCAGGCGGACGGGCTGAGCGTCAACGCGGTGCTCTTCGACGCCGACCGGGTAGAGGTCGTGGCTGGACAAGCCGAGGCGAGTGAGCGGACTGCGCTCGCGCTGGAGGTTCCGGGGTGCCGCAAGTGGACTGCTGAGGACCCCTACCTCTACACGCTGGTCCTGGAGCTAACGGATGCGGAGGGGAGCGTGCTGGACACCACTTCGGTGCGCGTCGGGTTCCGGCAGGTGGAGATCACGGGCCGGGTGTTTCGCGTGAACGGCGCGCCGGTGAAGTTCAAGGGGGTGAACCGCCACGACCATCATCCCGAAAAGGGCCGCGCCGTCTCCCTGGAAGACATGACCACCGATGTGCTGCTCATGAAGCGGCACAATATCAATGCCGTGCGCACCTCGCACTACCCCAACGATCCGCGCTTCTATGACCTTTGCGACCAGTACGGGCTGTATGTGGTGGATGAGTGCGATTTCGAAACCCACGGGTTCGGGTACGGGTCGAACCGCGATGCGAATCCCTCTTGGGCGCCCGAATTCGCGGGTGCCTGCCTGGACCGGATGCGCCGGATGGTCATGCGCGACCGCAATCACCCGAGCATTGTGATGTGGTCGGCAGGCAATGAGGCGGACCACGGGCCTAATACCCGGGCGATGCTGAACCTCGCGAAAGAGATCGACCCAACTCGCCCGGTGCATTTCGAGCGCGACGTGGCTGTGGACACCGCGGATGTCTTCAGCCAGATGTACACTCATCCGGATACGGTGAAAAAGATCGCCGAAGGGGAGCCTTTCGAGGCTTGGGGCGTCACTGCGAACGAGCGCCACCAGTCCACGCCTTTCGTCCTGTGCGAGTACGCTCACGCTATGGGCAACGGCCCCGGCGGCCTGAAGGAGTACTGGGACCTGATCTATCAGTACGAGTCCCTCTGCGGCGGGTTCGTGTGGGAGTTCATCGACCACGGAATTGCCATGCAGGAGCCCGATGGGACGCCATGGTATGCCTACGGCGGGGATTTCGGCGAGTATCCCCATGACGGCAACTTCGTCTGTGACGGCCTGTGCTTCCCGTGGCGCGAGCCGTCGCCCGGGATGATCCAGTACAAGAAGATCATCGAGCCGGTGCGGGTGGAGGCAGTGGACCTGTCGCGCGGGGTGTTCCGGCTTACCAATCTCTATGACTTCATCGGGCTGGACCATCTCGCCCTGAACTGGAGCGTCGAATGTGACGGGAATGTACTGGCAAGCGGATCGGCCGCGATCCCACCCACCGCGCCACATGACTCCTCCGAGATCACCATCCCGGAGGTTGTCAGACGAGAGTTGTCGGGCATTGGGGCCCACGTAACCCTGTCGCTGGCGCTTGCCTCAGACACATCCTGGGCCAAAGCCGGGCATGAGATCGCGTGGGGGCAGTTCGCGCTTCCGGTGTCCGCGCCCGCAGCCGCATCCACCCCCGCCGGCCCGGCGCTCAATATCCGGCAACTGCAGTCCGGGGTCATCGTCGAGAGCGACCGGCTGGCCCTGCTGGTGAGCAAGGTGGATGGGCGCCTGCGCCACTGGGACTGGGACGGCCGGACGCTGCTCATCGATGGGCCTGCCCTGAGTTTCTTCCGCCCTGTTACGGACAATGACCGGGCACTCGGAGTACGCAAGTGGTGGGAGGGCCCGGACCTGAAACACTTCGCGTCGAAGCTGCTGGACCTGAGCGTTGAGGCGGAGGGCGAAGCTGTCCGGATCATCGTCGATACCCGCTTGAGCCCGCCCAACCAGCGCCGTGCCTTCACCTGCCGTTATGACTACACGGTGCAACCCGGCGGGACCGTGCGGCTCAGGGTCAGCGGCGAGCCATCGGACAACTGGGAGGACAGCGACATTCTCTTGCGCATCGGGCTGGACCTTCGGCTACCCGGAGAACTGAGCCGGGTTGCGTGGTACGGTCTCGGGCCCGGGGAGAGCTATCCGGACACATGGGAAGCCCAGCGCATGGGACTGTGGCGCGGCAATGTGGACGATCTCAGCACTCCGTACGTGTACCCGCAGGAAAACGGGAGCCGCAGCCGGACCCGCTGGATCACCCTCGTCGACGAACGTGGGAGGGGGCTTATGGTGGCCGGGGTTCCCGATATCAGTTTCAGCGCCCGGTGGCAGTCGGTAAACGATCTGGATGAGGCCGCTCACATGCACGAGGTGCCGCGGCGCGAGCACGTGTTCCTCAGTCTGGACCACGCGCACCAGGGCATCGGTAGCGCCAGTTGCGGACCGGGACCCTTCGCGGGATACATGTTGCGGCCCCGCCCCTTCAGTTTCGAAGTGCGCTTCGCGCCCTTCGACCGGGACGCCGCCGCGGAGCCGCGCATGGCTGCCGCGCTGCGTGCTGATTGATGCATGCGTACCGGTGATGAGCAAGCCTGCGCGGTCCGGCTACCCTGGCCCTGACTCCAGGGCGACCTCGTACATCACGAGGACGTTTTCCAGGCGCACGCTGTTGTCCAGTTCCGTAGTAGAGCCCATGAAAAACCCGGGACGCGCGTCTTTGATCGCCTGCTCGCAGACATGCCGAACTTCGTCGGGCGATCCGTTGGACAGAAGCTGGCTCATGTCGATGCCGCCCGCGATGAAGATCCGGTCGCCGTACTTGTCCTTGACTTCGCGCAGGTTCATCCCGGCCACGGTCTCGATGGGGTTGAGCCCGTCAATTCCTGCGTCGATCAGGTCATCCATGATCTCCATCAGGTAGCCGTCGGAGTGGAACAGGCACTTGATGCCGTAGTTGTGCCAGGCGTCATTGAGGCGTTTGAGGCGCGGGAAGAACTCGCGGCGCAGAAAGGTCGGCGAGTGCAGGAGCCGCTCCTTGCAGGCGATGTCGCCGTAGGTCAGCACCGCGGGGGAGAGGGCGGGGTCCGCGATGGCATGACAGATGGCGAGATTGCGCTCGGTGGAGGCCTCCAGGTACTCCGAGATCAGCCCGGGGTCGTCGTGCTCCAGGTAACAGTAGAGCTCCATCCCCACGTTGTGCCGGATGTCATCCAGGCCCACGCCCTGCTGCGCCAACAGGTTCACGGTGCCTCCGATGAGCCCCTGGGTGTGCAGGAAATGGGCGTGATAACGCTCGCGATAGGCAGCAGGGTCGGCCTGGATGCCCTGAGTGTCGGCTTTGATATCCAGTATCGCCTGCTTCACGTACTCGATTGCCCCCTCTTCATCAGTGAAGGGGCGGCTCACGATCCAATGCGTCTTTGCGTGAGGGCTGATGTGGTAGACGAATCCCCGGGCGTCGGTGACGTCCTTCTCCACCACTGGTCCGAAACCCACGCCGCGGGTCATGTCCAGCATCTCGCCAACGGCCTTGCAGGCGATGCGGTGCAGTTTGTCAAGCGTTTCCGGGTCTTCGGACAACGGCGGCAACTTCTCGCCGCTGAAGTGCTCGAACAACGAATCGCAACGCAGGAGGTCGTACAGGGGAACGCGGTCCGTCTCCTGCAGCGCCATCGCCCGTTCGCAACGTTCGCGGCGCGTCATTGTTGCCGCCATGAGCAGCCTCCTGTAGTGAGCACCTGCGTGAATTCTCGCAAGAAGCTCAGCGATACCATATGGTCTTCAGGTACTCGATGTACTGGTCCATCATGGACGGCGGGATGTTGGCGGGCAGGTGATTGCCCACGGCCCAGATCAGCCCCTTGCATTTGCGCCCGAGTTCGGCGGTGCGGTCCATGGTGGCTTTGACCTTTTCCCACGGGCTGAAGGCGAGGTCTCGGCAGTCCACGTCGCTGCCGATGAGGCACATGGAATCGCCAAAGTGCTCCACCATCCAGTCAAAGGGCATGTCGGGCTCGAAGAAGAACCCATCGGCTCCGGCTGCCTGCATGTCATGAGCGAATTCGCAGAAATTGCCGTCGGAGATAAACAGGATCTTTTTCCCTGCCGCTTTGAGCGGTTTCCACATGTCGGCAAAGCGCGGGATGATCACGCTCCTGTAGATGTCCGGGTGCATGAACGCCCCGGCGGTCCAGACGTAGTCGTCGTGCTGGATGACCACTTCCACGCTGGTCTTCGCCCAGGCCTCCATGTGAAACTTGGTGTAACGGTAGAAGCCGTCGAAGACTTTTTCCATCTTGGCCCGGTCCGCGCAGGCAAGAAGCAGCATGTCCCAGCCGAAAGACGCAATCGCGCCGGATACGATACTCTTGTAATACCCGCCAGCCTGAAGCTGGTCGGGGAAATTGGTGCGCGCGTTGACAACCTGGTTCTCGTAAGCGGCCACCTGGTCGTCGAAATCAGGCAGACCATACTCGGCGATGGGGTCGAAAGCCCAGACTTCCTCGGGTGTCTTGAACGGCGACGTTTTCGGCTGGCGCAGGTCGCTCCCGTCTGCGGCATAGACGGCGTGACCCATGTCTGTCACCCGGCCGCGGTTGCCCCAGTCGGCGAAAAGGCCGTCATTGGTACCCCACAGGAAGTCGATGCCCCACACTTCGTACAGCTTTCGGCTCCGGTTGGGGTCACCGGGGGGGACGCCGGTGACGCGCGTCACATAGTCCACGTGGTAGTCCAGGCTGTACTCGGTGTGTGCAAACCTGGGAGTGGGCTTGAGGTTGATGGTGTCCAGAGCGAGTTGGCGACTCATACGAGGCTCCTTCCGCGAGTTGCGCGTCTTCCGGCGGCGCACCATTGTTGCCGGAGTCTCCGCGTGACCTGCGTGATTCGCCACGGACGCCCGGGTTCCTTCATTCCCGCAGGAAAATCCCGCAGGCCATTGCCACTGGAAGAAGAAATATGGGTGTGCTCTCACACCGACGCCTGCCGTGGAGGCCGAGATGCCCCGTCTTCCTCAAGCCCCGATTTGTCCCGAGACAGACCTGCGCGACATGCTGCGGGGGTACCTCGTGCGCCGCAGCCTCGAGTGCATGGAACGCGCGGCAGAGCGCCGGAAGAAGGCGATCCGGGAGGGCGCGGCGGAGGCGTACCGCGAGACCATCACCGCCGCAGTTCGGGGCTTCTACGGGACGCTTCCGGTCGGGCCCGATGCCGAGCCGATACGTGCGCGTTTGGTGAGCGGCCACGAGCGCGAAGGGTACCGCCTGGAGAATGTGCTGTTCGACTCCTTCCCCGGTTGGGAAGTGAACGCCACCGTCTACGTGCCCCGCGATTTCGCGCCACCGTACCCTGCGGTGGTGGTTCCGGTGGGGCATTCGGGCAAGCAATTCGAAAGCTACCAGCTTCCGTGCCAGTTCTTCGCGCGTAGCGGGTATCTCGCCGTTGTCTTTGACCCGCCCGGTCAGTCCAGCGAGAAGCAGCCCGGTAACGATCACTTCGCGGATGGCGTGCGGTGTTACCCGGTAGGGGAGAGTTCGAGCCGGTATTTCGTCGCGGATGCCCTGCGCTGCATCGACTACCTGGAGAGCCGTGAAGATGTGGACACGAGCCGGGGGGTGGCGATGACCGGGGTCTCCGGCGGCGGCACCACAACCACGCTGGCTGCACTACTGGACCCGCGCGTGTCTGTGATGGGACCGTCCTGCTGTGTGACGGCGCTGGCGGATCTGGACATCACCCAGTGCTATGCAGGTTGCCCTGAGACCCACATGTGGCGCCGCTATGCGGAAGGCATCGACGAGATCGACCTGATCTGCGCTGCATTCCCCAGGCCCGTCCTGCTGATGGCGGGCGAGCAGGATGAGGTTTTCCGCATCGGGGACGTGCGCGCGTTAGCCGATGAAGCGCGCCTGTTCTACGCATCCGCCGGCATGTCCGAATGCATCGGGTTCTTTGTGGACCCCGGCGGGCACGCATACTCGCTTGCGCAGGCCAGGCAGTTCGTGGCGTTCATGGACCACTGGCTCGCAGGCGGCGCGAGGCCTCCCTGCGACCTGCCGGACGAAGCGTTCATCATGGACGCGTATGGGGATCTGCGCTGCTATCCGCGCACCGATGTGAACATGCGAACGCTCAGTATGGCCCGGGCGAGAGAGCTTCGAGAAAACCGACGACACACGGCGAAGGACATCAGACTGGCCGCGATGCAACTGGCTCAGGTTGAAGACCTGGAACAAGGGCAGCGAGCCGAAATCGGCGACCAGTTCCGGCTCTGGACCCACTACTGGCAGCCGGTGATGCTTCGGCCCGAGGCAGGAATCGAGCTGCCGGCCACCTTCATCCGGGCCCACAGCGACAAGCCCGCTCCGACGTTGATCCACTTTGACGACTCCGGCAGGCACCGCCTCATCGCTCGCAATGGCCCGCTCATGAGCGCGATCCGTTTCATCGACCGCGACCACCCCGGCGCCAGCCTGCTCACCGTGGACCTGCGCGGCTGGGGCGATACTGAGCCGAACCTCTACCCGTACGAGGCGGCGGGATGGGGCGGCATTGATCGCTACCTGGCGTACACTTCTGCCGCGCTGGGGGACTCGGTGCTCGGGATGCGTATACGGGATGGCCTGGCAGCGCTGACTTTCGCGCGGCGTGATCCGGGCGTTGACCGCGCGCGCATCATTATCTGCGGTTGCGGCGCAGGGGCAGTGGTCGCCATGCATGTCGCGCTCATTGGTGCGCCACTGCACGGGCTGGCCGTCTGGAACCGACCCGAGAGCTTCGAGGCGCTTGTTGCCGATGAGACCCCGCGCTGGCCGCATGACCTGTTCATGCCCAATGTACTGCAGCACTACGACCTTCCAGAGCTCCTCACTGCGCTCGAGTGCACCGTGATCGATCTCCCCGGAACCGAAGATGAGGCGCCGGGCCGGCTTGTCCCGGCGCTGACGCGGTTGTTGTTCGACTTATAAGACTGAAGATGGGAAGCTGGAGGTGTCACCGGATGGGTGTCAACGGAGTTGTGCCCGGGATTTTGGGAGCGTGCGTGGTCTTGCTGGCGCAGGTGTGCTTTGCTGACGCGCCGACGGTGAACGTTCCCTTTGCCCGCAAGCCGCCGCGGCTTGAGGGACGGCTCGCCGACCCCGTGTGGGATAGCGCGGCGGTGATCCGGAACCTGTACAAGCGAGGGAATCGGGACCAACTGCCAGAGGCGACCGAGTTCCGCTTGCTGCACGACGGACAGAGCCTGTGGGTTGGCGTGCGGTGCAGCGAAACGGAGCCCGGCTACCCGAAGGCTCACCTGCGCAGCCCGACGGATGACCTTTCCCTGGACGACGCGGTGCAGGTGATCCTGGGGACAGCAGACCGAAATGATGTTTCGCGCGAAGTGCTCAATATGGGCGGCTACGAGAATGCCCTCGGGCAGCCTGTTTCGTCGGCGGATCACTACTACCAGTTCACCGTGAATTCTGCGGGTGCCCAGGCGCGGACCTACAATGAGAGCGCGCTTGAGCGTCCGCTCTTCCAAGCGAAAGTGGCGCGTTTCAAGGGCTGCTGGACAGTGGAAATGCGCATTCCTCTGGCATCCGCCGGTATTGAGGGCGCCGACGGTCTGCCTGTCTTCGCCAACTTCTTCCGTTTCCGGCCGCCGGATATGGCCGCCTGGCACCTGCCCTCCTTCGGCGGATATGCCCCCATGCCTTTCGGCACAATGAAGCTGCTTGCCGAGGGCGAAGAGACGCAGCGCACCGTGCAGGAAGCAGCGGCACCGCATGTCTCCGCACCTGCCCAGGAACATGCGCAAGTGAAGATCGCCTGGTATCCTCTCTCGCGCCGAGTGGTGGCGGACATTGGCGCCGGACAGGGGGATGATGGTGCATCGGCCGCCCTGCGCGTGTCCGGAGTGGGGGAGAAGCGCGCGACGCTGGATGCGGGAAGCACTGTGCGGCTCATTCTCGATGTTCCCAAGGCGTGCTCGCTGCCCTGCAAGGCGGAGGCTAGTCTCACGGATGCAGGTGGCGCGGTCCTCGCGTCCGCAAGCCGCGAACTTGAGCAGGTGGCTGAGCCCGAGTGGCTCGGTACCGATGCGGGCAGCGACTTCGTGGACGCACAGTTGCCCATGCCGTGGACTGCGCCGTCGGTGCATGATGACACCATCTCGCTGCTCCCGGGTGACATGACCTTCGCGCCTTGCGGCCTGTTCGGTTCGGTCATTCGCGCCGGTGAGGAACTGCTGGCCGGCCCGGGAGAGATCATCCTGTCGGTCGCCGGGCAGCAGGCGACCCTCACCCCGCAGAGGCTGCGTGTCGTCCGGCGTGGCAACACAGCAGTGGCCGACGCGACGCTGCTCATTCCCGGCGGGCGTCTCGAGTTGACCAGCCGGGTGGAGTTCGACGGGTTCACGGTCTGCAAGCTGCGGGTGCGAGGCGTCGACCCGCACGCCATTGATCATCTCGCACTCCAGTTCCCGATCCGGCCGGAGAACGCCCGGTTCGTGCATACCCTTCTGGTGCAGGAGGTTGCAGAGCTCACGGGGTTCGGATGGGAAGGCCAGGCGGGGTCACTGTGGGTCGGTGGGCATGAGCGCGGTCTGGCATTCGACTTCGACACTCCGCTGTTCCTGTCCAAGCGCCGGCGCTCGCAGATGCAGGTGATCGAGAAGCCGGGCCAAACGCTGCTGAGGATCAACTTTGTAGACGGTGCCGGACAGGTAACGGAAGACGGCCACGTGTTCCGGTTCTTCTTGCAGCCCACGCCGACAAAACCCGTCTCACTGCGCAAAGACGGCCTCGCACAGACCTCACTGTGGTTCGAGGAATGGTCAGACCACGAGGGCTACCCGGACCTGAAGAAGATGCCGGAAGTGAAGCGCCGTGCGGAAGAGGCCCACGCACGTGGCAAGCCCTTTCTACTGTACTTCAACAGCATGCTGGCCGAGGACTCCCCCGGTTTCGCCGAGTTCCGCGAGGAGTTCCTGGTGCCCCCGGGCCACATGTGGTACAAGCGCGCCTATGACCCCGGGCGTGATGTGCCCTGCTGGCTGTGCTGCGTGCGCGGCCCTTACGGAGATCTGCTGCTGGACGGCATGCGGAGACTCGCACGCGAGGGGGGTGTCGACGGCGTCTACATGGATGGCACCTCGGTGCCCTGGCCCTGCACCAACCCGGCCCACGCTCCCTGTGCCGAACCGATTTCGCCCTCATGGAATGAGGACGCTGTCACCCCGCTGATGGCCACGCGCAGTTTCCTGCAACGGGTGCGCGGGGTGTTCAGCGAGGGCAGGCGCCCGTGGATGTTCGCCCACACTGGCGGCGCAATCGGCATCTCCACCCTGTCTCTCTGCGACGGTTTCTACGAGGGCGAGCAGATCTCGCGGTACCGGCCGGGGTACCGGATTCCGTTGCACAAGTTCGCGGTGGGCTACTGTGGCATTCCCTGGGGCTTCCGCACCGACACCATCCCGGCCTCGTATGGGGCGCGCCGTATGATGACCCTTGCGGCGCTGCACGACGTGCAGGTGCGCCACGAGTGCGCCGAACTGGAGGACCGGATCTACTCGGACTTCCAGGATGATTCTTCCGTGAGCTATCACCCGTACTGGCGCGAGCAGCCCCATGTGCGGGTGGTCAAAGGCGACGTGCTCTTTTCGTACTACCGGAAGCGGGATGCGGCAATGCTTGTGGTCAGCAACCTGACCTGGACAAAGCAAAGCGCCCGGCTCGACGTGAGCGGGCTGTTTCCCGGCGAGCCGGTGAGCGTGGAAGATGTGGATGCACAGACCCCGATTTCCGTGAGCGACGGGTGCATCGCCCTGGAGATCCCGAGCCACCGCTTCGCAGCCGTCCGGATCGAGCCTGCTGCAAATGCCGGCGCACCCGAGACGCCTCCGGCGGTGGAACCTCCTATTCCAGCGGACTTCAGCATTCAGGGCTACAGACCCTCAGACTGGGACTTGAACCCCGACGCAAAGGGGGTCACCATCGAGCCCGACGTTGATCTTGGCAGGGGGCTGCGTGGCCCGAAGCTCAGAAGCAAGATCTACCATGACTACGCGACGGCGCGATTTACCGCTCACCCGGTAGGTGCGGATGCGACCTACCGAATCGCGCTCCAGCGAAACGGCCGCTGGCGGCTGGACATCGGCCGGTGGACCCTCCAGACCGATGGCAGCCGTTGGTATCTGCCCTCCGATCTGTGGCGCGAGGGCAGAGTCTATCAGCCCTCCGTGAAGGGCGAGGAGACCAACGAACTTGTGCTGTCGATTCGCAACGGTCTGCTGGATGCGGTCTACGGTGGACAGGCACTGGCCCGCGATGTGCCGGTGGAAGGCCTCTCAGGCAATAGCTTCCTGGAAATGAAGACCTGGGGCGGTGACTGGTTCGCGTTCACGCTGCTGGAGGCTTCGAGCAGGCCGACCCAACTCTTCGAACAGGGCGTGCGTCATCCGGTATTGTGATGCGCCTTGGCCCAACAGGAGGCGTGCTGCATGCTCCGCGCCGTCATCTGCGTGCTTTGTGTTCTCATCCTCGCGGCGACCACTTCCCGGGCCTCGGAGCCGGAGCCGCGCCCGTTCATCTATGGCTGCGGAATCGTCTGGGGCAGGTGGCTCGGCCTCGATGATGCCCGGGCGAAAGCCTTCGACCGTCTCAGCATGGACCGGATCAGGGAGATGGGTGGGACCAACGTCCCCGCGAACTTTGCGTGGATCGACATTGAGCCCACGCCCGGCGAGTATCATTGGGACTACGTAGACCATCAGGTGAAGGAGGCTCGCAGGCGAGGTCTGGAGATATTCGCCTACACCGGACTGACGCCCGACTGGGCCTTGCCGGACAATGCGCCCAAGACGCCGGGAATCGGCTACCGGTTCCCGCCGGCGGAACGGTTCATCCCGGATTTCGAGAGGTTCTTCGAGACCCTCGCGCGGCGGTACCGGGGCAAGGTGCGGTACTACGGATTTTGGAACGAACCCAACGGGTGCAGTTGGATCAACGACCGGTGCGCAAACGGCCATATGGCGCACACTTACGTGCCGTGGCTGAAACGCTGGTATCGCGCGATGAAGAAGGGCGACCCGAACTGCGTCCTGGCCGTGGGGGGGCTGGATTACCACAGCGGGGTGGCCGAAGGCTGGCGGTATCTGGAGGACATCTACACTCACGGCGGAGGGGATAGCTTCGACGCCGTGGCGCTTCATCCGTACGGAGAGCCCCTGCACTGGCGAGCGATCCGCGATACCTATGACTGTCTCGTGCGCCACGGCGATGAGCACAAGAAGTTGTGGCTCAATGAGTATGGATGGAACACCACCGATGAGACGCGCAAGGCCCGCAACCTGCGCAAGGTGCTCCACCGTCTCGCAAGACCCGAGTATCACATGGTGTTTCAGGCCAGCTACCTGGTACTCACCGACCTGCCCGGCGATAGTGACGTGAATGCCCATGACTTCGGCCTGTGTGACCGTGACCGGAAAGCCGGAACAGTCACGCCCCGCGACAGCTACCGGGCGTTCCAGGCAATCCGCAAGCATTGAGCCGACCCAAACCGTGACCGGAGGATAGTTCGTGCAATTCACCAATCGCCAGCGTTTCGTGAG
It encodes:
- a CDS encoding beta-galactosidase, with protein sequence MLRAVICVLCVLILAATTSRASEPEPRPFIYGCGIVWGRWLGLDDARAKAFDRLSMDRIREMGGTNVPANFAWIDIEPTPGEYHWDYVDHQVKEARRRGLEIFAYTGLTPDWALPDNAPKTPGIGYRFPPAERFIPDFERFFETLARRYRGKVRYYGFWNEPNGCSWINDRCANGHMAHTYVPWLKRWYRAMKKGDPNCVLAVGGLDYHSGVAEGWRYLEDIYTHGGGDSFDAVALHPYGEPLHWRAIRDTYDCLVRHGDEHKKLWLNEYGWNTTDETRKARNLRKVLHRLARPEYHMVFQASYLVLTDLPGDSDVNAHDFGLCDRDRKAGTVTPRDSYRAFQAIRKH
- a CDS encoding LamG domain-containing protein → MRSSALILTVIGLVACVPVFCQEGLVAHWRMDSAEGNVVADASGAGHHAAFFSKGDVAPVFVPGMYGKAVKLDEKLEQGFNVANSADLNFAGPFTVMAWVKPTRRNATFEIACMKGDKSGEPPWPGWRLRFFWARAAFQVGTPDGLEPQVSSAEWSVPADHWSHVAGQWDGGHLRVFVNAVEKAQTQFAGTIAPQPAWRGLVLGNYVGRKNAYAFDGLMDDVRIYNRALTEDEVFAVASGADQ
- a CDS encoding DUF4981 domain-containing protein; amino-acid sequence: MSRTMNDWENPGLFSLNRLPARAYLFPYPNREAALTCDRGAAHFLSLNGPWRFHYAESPVLAPEGFEGLDYEDGCWAEEEVPGCWQMQGYDPPHYTNVVYPFAIDPPRVPDLNPTGSYRRWFQVPDDWSGRRIVLRFEGVESTLQVWVNGQYVGLSKGSRLPAEFDITANVNPGTNLLAVRVHKWSDGTYMEDQDYWWFSGIFRDVYLKAEAPIGIRDVSVKTPLSNGYRDGRLEIEALVDGQADGLSVNAVLFDADRVEVVAGQAEASERTALALEVPGCRKWTAEDPYLYTLVLELTDAEGSVLDTTSVRVGFRQVEITGRVFRVNGAPVKFKGVNRHDHHPEKGRAVSLEDMTTDVLLMKRHNINAVRTSHYPNDPRFYDLCDQYGLYVVDECDFETHGFGYGSNRDANPSWAPEFAGACLDRMRRMVMRDRNHPSIVMWSAGNEADHGPNTRAMLNLAKEIDPTRPVHFERDVAVDTADVFSQMYTHPDTVKKIAEGEPFEAWGVTANERHQSTPFVLCEYAHAMGNGPGGLKEYWDLIYQYESLCGGFVWEFIDHGIAMQEPDGTPWYAYGGDFGEYPHDGNFVCDGLCFPWREPSPGMIQYKKIIEPVRVEAVDLSRGVFRLTNLYDFIGLDHLALNWSVECDGNVLASGSAAIPPTAPHDSSEITIPEVVRRELSGIGAHVTLSLALASDTSWAKAGHEIAWGQFALPVSAPAAASTPAGPALNIRQLQSGVIVESDRLALLVSKVDGRLRHWDWDGRTLLIDGPALSFFRPVTDNDRALGVRKWWEGPDLKHFASKLLDLSVEAEGEAVRIIVDTRLSPPNQRRAFTCRYDYTVQPGGTVRLRVSGEPSDNWEDSDILLRIGLDLRLPGELSRVAWYGLGPGESYPDTWEAQRMGLWRGNVDDLSTPYVYPQENGSRSRTRWITLVDERGRGLMVAGVPDISFSARWQSVNDLDEAAHMHEVPRREHVFLSLDHAHQGIGSASCGPGPFAGYMLRPRPFSFEVRFAPFDRDAAAEPRMAAALRAD
- a CDS encoding acetylxylan esterase; its protein translation is MPRLPQAPICPETDLRDMLRGYLVRRSLECMERAAERRKKAIREGAAEAYRETITAAVRGFYGTLPVGPDAEPIRARLVSGHEREGYRLENVLFDSFPGWEVNATVYVPRDFAPPYPAVVVPVGHSGKQFESYQLPCQFFARSGYLAVVFDPPGQSSEKQPGNDHFADGVRCYPVGESSSRYFVADALRCIDYLESREDVDTSRGVAMTGVSGGGTTTTLAALLDPRVSVMGPSCCVTALADLDITQCYAGCPETHMWRRYAEGIDEIDLICAAFPRPVLLMAGEQDEVFRIGDVRALADEARLFYASAGMSECIGFFVDPGGHAYSLAQARQFVAFMDHWLAGGARPPCDLPDEAFIMDAYGDLRCYPRTDVNMRTLSMARARELRENRRHTAKDIRLAAMQLAQVEDLEQGQRAEIGDQFRLWTHYWQPVMLRPEAGIELPATFIRAHSDKPAPTLIHFDDSGRHRLIARNGPLMSAIRFIDRDHPGASLLTVDLRGWGDTEPNLYPYEAAGWGGIDRYLAYTSAALGDSVLGMRIRDGLAALTFARRDPGVDRARIIICGCGAGAVVAMHVALIGAPLHGLAVWNRPESFEALVADETPRWPHDLFMPNVLQHYDLPELLTALECTVIDLPGTEDEAPGRLVPALTRLLFDL